The following nucleotide sequence is from Podospora bellae-mahoneyi strain CBS 112042 chromosome 1 map unlocalized CBS112042p_1, whole genome shotgun sequence.
GCACGAAGAAATCCGAAAGATGATGCTTGAAGAAGGTGTGGATATTCTCGACGAGAACGAAAAGGCCGATGCAGGACCGTTGGACAGTCTTGTCGGGACACCGATGCCAGGGGATGAGATACTGGAGGTTGTGCCTGTTTGTGGGCCTTGGGGTGCGCTGGGGAAGTTGAAGTATAAGGTCAAGTTGCAGCCTGGgcaggtgaagaaggggaaggcggtCAAGGAGATTTTTGAGAGGTGGAAGCTGGCTGCCggcaaaaagggggttgttgaccccaagggggaggatggggagaagatgtGGCCTAGGGAGGTGGAGCTGATTAAGGGggtcaaggtggaggaggtgcttgGGGTGGTGCCGGTTGGGAAGGTGACGCTCATggccgggggtgggatgttggggggaggggcggataagaagggtggtggtgggggccAGAGTAAAggcgggaaggggaaggggggtggtggtggtggtggtgggaagaagggaaggTAAAtaaggtgatgatgtggaGTTTTGGAAAATGAGTGCAGATATTCAGTCAGGTGTATTTGACGCTAGCGTGTAAAAAGCGTTGTTTCCACCTCGTCCCAGCTAACCTCTGCGAatttcatcccatctccccaCCGCATTAAACTTTATACTACCTCTTCCTAACATaaacaaacaacccctcGTCCCTCCCGGCAAAGCTAGGCAGAGGCACTTGAACCACCTTTTCCCACTTTCCCCTCTGTTCTTGCGATTCCAACATGAAACTATCCATCGTCCCCTTCCCTCTGCCAAAGGAAGTATACCCGTTCTTGTTTTGAGTCCCGGCCACAACGACGACATCACCTTGATATTCTTTCATCAGATCCTTGGTAAAAGAACCAGAGCCGTCTGGTCCCGTGATGGGGtagacaaggaggaggatgtgggaTTTGTGTTGAGAACCAGGAAGGGAGTGGAGGTAGGATGTGCCGGTTGTCAGGTGGGTGTCTTTGAGCCAGGTGACTCTCCTAATCAGGGCAGTCAGTGTGTCGCTTATAAAAGAAGGGAAGGTGTTTTTGGTTGGCggaagatggatggatgggtaaGGGGCAACATACCATTCACTTTGCATATTGTCCACAGCCACAGTCTCCAGCCCACACTGCCTCAGCATAAAACTCCAATATCCACTCCCACTGCCCACGTCCAAAATCTtgagcggtggtggcttttcttttttggcctTCTTTTTGGATTCCTTCTTGCCGTTCGTAGCCCCGTTCCCATTTCCATTTTCGGGCCCAATATTGTCATTTCCGTCAGCTGTGCTATCGCCGTTCTTCTTAACCCCCTCCACGGCTAGGGTTTTGATAATGGAAAGACTCTCATAACTGGGAACCACACAGCCAAAATGgtgcatcaccaccggcaaaATCCAGTGGCTCTTCAACCCCTGACCTCGCACCGGCCCGCACCACTCGAGGTTTTGACAGGTCCATCTCCAGAAGTCAAGATACGGGTTTAATGGCAGTGATGCAACGTTCTTGACCcttgggatttggagggaGGGCCATGCTGGGTTAATGTAGCGTTTTGAGGATAAGTTCTCCGCTACCAAGGCTCGGATGGAAGATTTCCTCGCGTTGGAAACAAAAGACTTTAGcgccgaggatggggagagggagggagagaagagattTGTATAGGCGGCTATATCCGTTGTtgacgggggaggaaggggtgtctggagggggtgttagCTAgtcgtggaggagaaggggctGGAAAAGGGTGAGGGGGATAAACACAATATACCTCACCGTCCTTCGCCCCCTCGTACCACCCATGCAGCCCCTTCTCTgcccccatctcaacccccctctGCACCTGCCCCAGCGTCACACTAGCCAAAGCATGATACACATAATCGTCCTTCCCCGCCTCCGGCAGACCAAACCACAACCGGACCGCCCCTTCAAAATcattcctctcctccaacaacttcAAAGCAGCTTGATGCCTGTCGTGATCACCCACTGCCTTCTCCGGCTCAAAGTCGGGATTGCCGACGCAGTGAACAAACCGTTTGGGTGTCTTGGTTGGCATTTTCAGTAGCAGTAGTAGGAAGGTTGTCTATTTACTTTGGGAACATCCACTTcgcgaaaagaaaaaatcaTCTGAAGCTTTTGGAGGTTGCTTTGGTAAAGTCAAAGGGCAACGACCAAAACACATCCAGGCCGGAAGCGATGATGTCATTGCTCTGtttgtcaaccaccaccaagctcaatTTCCATCTCCACTACAACTATCACCTCCACCCATCACACAGGAAATGGCATTTTATCACATTCCAAAGAGCATTGAACATACATATACTATGAGGCCAGAGTAATTATAATCTCGCTAAATCCCCGTTGGGTGCTGCTGCGCTACTCTACAGTAAAACAACACCGAGACCGTCAGATCCAGTTTACACGCATACATCTTcagaacagcagcagtcagCATGGTGGGTTCGATTCTTCTCCAGTCTCGCTATCATATTCGTTAATTCGGATCAAGACTTGATGCCAACCTCGGTATGCATGTGTACCCGGGACCGCAGGTGTAACCCGGGTGTGCTCGCAACCGCAGGTGTTTCCAGCATAAAACGCGGGCTTACATGCCATTTGAGGCGCCTCCTCATTCTATACCATGATTGATATGTTAGGAGATGTACTCTCGCTACCATCAACTCCCTGCCTTCTCCAAAGAAGAGTCACCAGCATCCATTCCCCGCCCAAACTGGGAATGCAAGTAGAGAGAAGTTTGGAGATTCGAATTCGCGAGGGGTCAAACGCCTTGAACCCTTCTAACGCCTCGAAGGCTTGCTCTTAGTTTGTTTCACGCCTGGCTGAATTCgagccatcatctcctcctttgtGATCAAGTGATCAACCCGCTCCAGGTGACCCAACAGGCTCTTCATGTTGAAGCTCCACTCGTTCAAGATATCATCAGCATCGCGAGGCTTGGCAAAGTTGACGATGCGGGCAGGCCGGTCAATCTTGGCATACACTGTCTTGGATGTCACCAGCTCGCTGATGTATTTCTCCGTCTCTTCCTCGGTCAGATCCAGGAGTTGTGTCAGACGGCCCATCCGGATGCGGGTGTAGTACTTGGCCACCACGCGCACATTGTGCTCAATCACACGCTTGCGCAAGTCTTGCCATCTGCCAAACGCCTTCTCATCGCCCGATTGTCCCTCGGCTGAATCGAAGATCTCGGTGCTGCACAAATGGGGGCCGAACATCTTGGATACTTGAGGCCACCGCATCAGCTCCTGTACCGTAAAGAGCTCCAAGAGCTCAGCATCCTCCGGAACGGCCGTGTTTCGCGTGTCCTTGTGAATGCGGTGGAGCAAATCGTGTTGCTCGTTGTCATATGGTGCCAGGATGATGAAGTAGATGATTCTCTGCAGGACCTGATAAAGAGTCAGCTTGTGAAACTACCAACAGTGGGCGAAGAAGAAACATACAGCTCGTAGTTTGACGgggtcctcctccaccgtctccgtGTCAAGCACTTGTCGGTAGTGCTTGCAAACATCCAGGTATTTGGAGTCATGCTTGGCGAGCGTGATCTGTTGCTCGTAGTACCGGAGCTTGAGATCTGTGACATCGTCCTCCTTTACCTCTGGCACCTCTTCGCCggccttcgccttcttctcacgttcctgctgctccttgtCAAGCTGCTCCTGTGTCTTTTTGGGCTTGCGCGCCAGGTATCTGGTGCTGATTTTACGACTGAGAATACCGGCTTGGGTCCAGTCGCCAATTTCAATGCACAGAGCCACCTGCGCCAGAATAAATTCGGTCTTTTCCCGACGTTCCATAGACCCAAACGTCTCGACCTGGAGCTCGCACAGAATATCCGTCGCCGCCTTTAGATCGCCTTGTTGCTTCTTGATGTCTGACAGAATCTTGGTCACACGCGCCCGCTCGACCTCGACAAAGATCTTGCCCTCGGTAACGGTACGGAGGGTCTCGATGACGGAGAGCTTGATCTCTAGGGTGGGGGTCTGGTCGAGGAAGTCCATGACGGTTTGCAccatcttggtgatggcctgTTTGAGTTGGCCATGCTTCTTGGAGAGGATAAGGGTCTGTTCGCTGAGGAGGGCCCAGTCACCGGCATTCTTGCAGAGGGTAacgatggcgatgaggattCGGGATGTGGAGGCGAGATCGGATGCCTGACGGGTTTGCTTCTCAAGAATAGACAGCTTTTCGATAGCACCCTGGAGATCCGTCTGTTTTCCCGCGGAACCGTCAGTGAAAATACAATGCAACGATGAACCCACCCAATACACAGTACCTTTGCGAGCTGCTCAGCCTCGGGAAGCTGCTGGTCCACCTCCTTGGAGTAGTCCTTCTCAGGCTTGAACGCAGCGTCCGCCATTGTGAGAAGTGCGATGGATTAGTGTATATGGTGCGTTCTGTGTTGTCGAATGCTATTTCGGAGCTGTGCGCAGACAGAAAGTTGGTCTcgtggaaaagaaaatggcTGTCTTGAAgtgggttgtggttgatgtcgagtggtgttgctgaaggCAAGCCCCAGTCTCCAGCCCAGCCCACGTCAGTTCGCTCTGCCTACCACGAGGCTGGGCTTGGCAGCTCATTTGAGGCTGGAGCTAGGACCAGCCCCACCTTTCAGCAGCTTTCCAGCCACACAGTGTGGCTGATGCTCTATCAGTCATGACCAGGATCACAGAGGTACCTTCCAGGTCCACAGCTGCAAGGCACGGACAGAGACAAAGAACAGCCCGGGTGCAGCTATGCCCTCGTATAGGAGACAGGCTTCCAGGCCCCTTCCATTTCTAATTCAACAACTCTCAAATGGAAGAAGTCCTTCGTTCGGTGTCCGATGCATGTCCGGTTGACCCAGATCTTGGACCAAAGATAAACCAAAGTATATCGGAGGGTTTAGGTGCTTGTATATGTATGTGTACGGAGTGCCTGTGAGCATGTGTATGATGAAcagatcttcttcttcgcggGCGGAACGGGGTTACCCGTTGCTTTGAAAGCAGCACACTCCCGTTGCCACCAGCTCATCTATTCATGTGTTGCACCTGACAAGCAGACGGGGTTTTTCCAGTCTTCTCTCCCAATCTGATTGGTATCCCGACAATTCAATAGGGTCCGAGATCCTGCATCTGCAATCTCTTTTCGCCCTCCCTACCAGCGGTCGGGATGTCCCTGAACAGAGCCTGTCACTTCGGCTCTTGAACCCaggcaccaccccccaccgcAGCCACGAGCTACCCCAAGCTTGGAGATCACTGGACCCCCGGCGGTCCACTCGCCTGTCTTTCTTTCAATAAGAATCACA
It contains:
- a CDS encoding uncharacterized protein (EggNog:ENOG503NZIT) — encoded protein: MPTKTPKRFVHCVGNPDFEPEKAVGDHDRHQAALKLLEERNDFEGAVRLWFGLPEAGKDDYVYHALASVTLGQVQRGVEMGAEKGLHGWYEGAKDGETPLPPPSTTDIAAYTNLFSPSLSPSSALKSFVSNARKSSIRALVAENLSSKRYINPAWPSLQIPRVKNVASLPLNPYLDFWRWTCQNLEWCGPVRGQGLKSHWILPVVMHHFGCVVPSYESLSIIKTLAVEGVKKNGDSTADGNDNIGPENGNGNGATNGKKESKKKAKKEKPPPLKILDVGSGSGYWSFMLRQCGLETVAVDNMQSEWRVTWLKDTHLTTGTSYLHSLPGSQHKSHILLLVYPITGPDGSGSFTKDLMKEYQGDVVVVAGTQNKNGYTSFGRGKGTMDSFMLESQEQRGKWEKVVQVPLPSFAGRDEGLFVYVRKR
- the RPN5 gene encoding proteasome regulatory particle subunit (BUSCO:EOG09262P1W; COG:O; EggNog:ENOG503NV7Q) is translated as MADAAFKPEKDYSKEVDQQLPEAEQLAKTDLQGAIEKLSILEKQTRQASDLASTSRILIAIVTLCKNAGDWALLSEQTLILSKKHGQLKQAITKMVQTVMDFLDQTPTLEIKLSVIETLRTVTEGKIFVEVERARVTKILSDIKKQQGDLKAATDILCELQVETFGSMERREKTEFILAQVALCIEIGDWTQAGILSRKISTRYLARKPKKTQEQLDKEQQEREKKAKAGEEVPEVKEDDVTDLKLRYYEQQITLAKHDSKYLDVCKHYRQVLDTETVEEDPVKLRAVLQRIIYFIILAPYDNEQHDLLHRIHKDTRNTAVPEDAELLELFTVQELMRWPQVSKMFGPHLCSTEIFDSAEGQSGDEKAFGRWQDLRKRVIEHNVRVVAKYYTRIRMGRLTQLLDLTEEETEKYISELVTSKTVYAKIDRPARIVNFAKPRDADDILNEWSFNMKSLLGHLERVDHLITKEEMMARIQPGVKQTKSKPSRR